A stretch of Lathyrus oleraceus cultivar Zhongwan6 chromosome 6, CAAS_Psat_ZW6_1.0, whole genome shotgun sequence DNA encodes these proteins:
- the LOC127098148 gene encoding uncharacterized protein LOC127098148, whose product MMESLTSSSSSTTLPSFSVFPSTTTTRSSLSSKKTLHFRLPSSKRDDANDSDEINLNINLPVPSNRCFSISPLSNDAAMGLVLSAATGRGWTTGSGMEGPPVPAVGKDDQFGTGNISTFPWSLFTKSPRRRMLIAFTCTICGQRTTRAINPHAYNDGTVFVQCCGCNAYHKLVDHLNLFQETNCYLNSSFNYKGPGWDDLKFRFMDVDSDSDDDIFPVT is encoded by the exons ATGATGGAATCTTTAAcctcatcttcttcttcaacaaCGCTACCTTCTTTCTCCGTCTTcccttcaacaacaacaacaagatcATCCCTTTCTTCCAAGAAAACCCTCCACTTTCGTCTACCCTCCTCCAAAC GTGACGATGCCAACGATTCCGACGAGATCAACCTCAACATCAACCTTCCAGTTCCCAGTAACCGCTGTTTCTCCATTTCCCCTCTTTCCAAT GATGCTGCGATGGGGCTGGTGTTGAGTGCTGCAACTGGTAGAGGATGGACAACGGGTTCGGGGATGGAAGGGCCGCCTGTTCCTGCTGTTGGGAAGGATGATCAATTTGGGACGGGGAATATTTCAACTTTTCCGTGGTCGCTCTTTACAAAATCTCCGAGGAGGAGGATGCTTATCGCTTTTACTTGTACCATCTGTGGCCAGCGAACTACGCGGGCTATTAATCCTCATGCGTATAATGATGGAACTGTTTTTGTTCAG TGCTGTGGATGCAATGCGTACCATAAGCTTGTGGATCACTTGAACTTGTTTCAGGAGACAAATTGCTATCTGAATTCAAGTTTTAATTATAAAGGTCCTGGATGGGATGATCTTAAGTTCAGGTTCATGGACGTTGATAGCGACAGCGATGATGATATATTCCCAGTTACATGA